One window from the genome of Cyclobacterium amurskyense encodes:
- a CDS encoding N-acyl-D-amino-acid deacylase family protein has protein sequence MKPLLSILLITIILNGCTSHDTESFDVLIKNGQIVDGSGEASYIGDIGIRGDTISAIGKLSGAKGEIEIDATGLVVAPGFINMLSWAVDALIEDGKSQSDIRQGVTLEVFGEGTSMGPWTDEMKKEEQKMQGDIKYPISWTSLSEYLDFIVDKGISTNVASFIGATTLRIHTVGYENRAPSPEELDSMRTLVKKGMEEGALGIGSSLIYAPAFYSSTEELIALCKVAAQYEGMYISHIRSEGNQLLESLDELIQIADEANIRAEVYHLKMAGKSNWNKYDAVVSKIDSARSAGLSITTNMYTYTAGATGLDASMPPWVQEGGYDKWAERLKNPKIRTQLMEEMATPTNEWESLMMGVESYEDILLIGFKNDSLKYLTGKSLAEVAEMRNSSPIETAMDLVIQDGSRVGTVYFLMSEENVKKQIQLPYMSFGSDAASYAPEGVFLRSSSHPRAFGNFSRLLGKYVREEKVISLEEAIYKLTTLPATNLKIKKRGALKEGFYADLAIFDPKEIQDHATFDKPMQYSTGMVHVFVNGTQVLNNGEHTGALPGRVVKGPGYKVDKHVQ, from the coding sequence ATGAAACCACTTCTTTCGATATTATTAATTACCATAATTTTAAATGGCTGTACATCTCACGACACTGAGTCCTTCGATGTGCTAATCAAAAATGGACAGATAGTTGATGGCTCTGGAGAGGCATCTTATATAGGCGATATTGGCATTAGGGGGGATACCATTTCAGCTATAGGAAAGCTGTCTGGAGCAAAGGGTGAAATTGAAATTGATGCTACAGGTTTAGTAGTTGCTCCTGGTTTTATTAATATGCTAAGTTGGGCGGTTGATGCATTGATTGAAGATGGGAAGTCTCAAAGTGATATCCGGCAAGGGGTGACACTGGAGGTGTTCGGAGAAGGTACCTCGATGGGGCCTTGGACAGATGAAATGAAAAAGGAAGAGCAAAAAATGCAAGGAGATATTAAATACCCTATTAGCTGGACCAGCTTGAGTGAGTACTTGGATTTTATTGTTGATAAGGGGATTTCTACGAATGTGGCATCCTTTATTGGGGCCACAACATTAAGAATACATACTGTAGGATATGAAAATCGAGCACCAAGCCCTGAGGAATTAGACTCAATGAGGACTCTGGTTAAAAAGGGGATGGAGGAAGGTGCTCTGGGAATTGGTTCTTCACTTATATATGCTCCAGCCTTTTATTCCAGTACTGAGGAATTAATAGCGCTGTGTAAAGTGGCTGCTCAATATGAGGGAATGTATATTTCACATATTCGGAGTGAAGGCAACCAACTTTTAGAAAGTTTGGATGAATTGATTCAGATTGCAGATGAAGCGAATATTAGGGCGGAAGTCTATCACTTGAAAATGGCAGGGAAATCCAATTGGAATAAGTATGATGCGGTGGTCTCCAAAATAGATTCAGCCCGTTCTGCTGGGCTTTCTATAACAACAAATATGTACACCTATACAGCAGGTGCTACCGGGCTTGATGCTTCCATGCCACCCTGGGTGCAAGAAGGCGGGTATGATAAATGGGCTGAGCGCCTAAAAAATCCAAAAATCAGGACACAACTTATGGAAGAAATGGCTACACCTACCAATGAATGGGAGAGTTTGATGATGGGAGTTGAATCTTATGAGGACATCTTATTAATAGGTTTTAAGAACGATAGCTTAAAGTATTTGACTGGAAAATCACTTGCGGAAGTGGCAGAAATGCGTAATTCTTCCCCTATAGAAACAGCAATGGACTTGGTCATCCAGGATGGTAGTAGAGTTGGGACTGTATATTTCTTGATGTCTGAAGAAAATGTGAAAAAACAAATTCAACTTCCCTACATGAGCTTTGGATCTGATGCAGCCTCTTATGCTCCAGAGGGAGTATTTCTAAGGTCGAGTTCTCATCCTAGGGCATTCGGGAATTTCTCACGACTTCTTGGTAAATATGTTCGTGAAGAAAAGGTGATTTCTCTGGAGGAAGCCATATACAAACTCACAACTCTACCTGCTACGAATTTGAAAATTAAAAAGCGTGGAGCATTGAAAGAAGGCTTTTATGCTGATTTGGCAATATTTGATCCGAAAGAAATTCAAGATCATGCCACCTTTGATAAACCCATGCAATATTCAACTGGGATGGTTCACGTTTTTGTTAATGGTACCCAAGTGCTCAATAATGGGGAACATACAGGTGCTTTACCAGGTAGGGTGGTTAAAGGTCCTGGGTATAAGGTTGACAAACATGTTCAATAA
- a CDS encoding SusC/RagA family TonB-linked outer membrane protein — protein sequence MKNILLCFVLVFGTIFSLVAQSRMVSGRVTSDEEPDGIPGVNVLVKGTMVGSITDIDGNYSLSVPEGSNVLVFSFVGFETQEINVGNRNTVNVVLLQDVNELSEVVITALGVERNRNELAYSAQEVDGDLITRTRSPDFVNSLSGKVAGLDIRSNNTMGGSTNVIMRGYSSITGNNQALFVIDGVPISNANNNTSTRAYQANESFGNQQEGRVGTDFGNAAADLNPDNIESINVLKGAAATALYGSRAANGVIMITTKKGKENSMDITVNTGVVWSKIDKSTFVRYQKDYGAGYINAFRTSKDLGSGVGPVVRFQDDASYGPAFDPSIMVYQWDAIDPFSPNYGKMTPWVAAENDPSTFYETGLNSNQSIMLSGGGSDATFSLGYTRNDTKGNLPNSSIDKDQFTFNASYDATDRLTVSASGNYSRTVGMGRYGTGYNGRNPNQQFRQWWQTNVDIKQQEEAYWRNEQNITWNWNSDNTGPIYSDNLYWSRYQNYSNDSRDNYYGYAAVNYKVTDWFSVMGRASFNSTSDLQEERVAIGSADVSQYTRFNRDFNESNFDLLLNFNKDISEDLSFTGLVGSNIRRSRMSSIRASTNGGLVVPGLYGLSNSRNPIQPPFEESEQIGVDGVFANANFGYKETLFVEISARQDKSTTLPKDNNTYFYPAAAANLVFSNLLELDWLTHAKVRANYAEVGNDAPALSLYDVYDSQTGYGSIPIFSLPHTRNNNSLLPERQKSLEAGVEADFFSSLFGFDVTWYKSNTINQILPVNTSAASGYTKRFVNAGEVQNQGIEVSAFVTPIQTQNFSWTMNVNFARNRNEVISLFGEGENKVLNVPIASFQGGVSVNAAVGQPYGIIRGKDFIYTNGQRTVNEDGYYLTSDNSDEIIGDPNPDWIGGINNSLSYKNFSLGFLIDIRSGGDIFSLDQYYGEGTGLYPVTAAVNQKGFPSRLPVEDGGGVLLPGVKEDGTPNDIYAENLDGDGVTPFGYAANNYGETPRSLYTFDGSFVKLREVSLSYSLPASLIQRMGVFQSVDLQLIGRNLWIIHKNMEFSDPEEGLSSGNAGRGYQGGAYPALKNYGFNVRLNF from the coding sequence ATGAAGAATATTTTACTGTGCTTTGTACTGGTATTCGGTACAATATTTTCTTTGGTTGCGCAAAGTAGGATGGTGTCGGGAAGAGTAACTTCCGATGAAGAACCGGACGGCATTCCGGGAGTGAATGTTCTGGTAAAAGGAACAATGGTGGGGTCAATTACAGATATTGATGGTAATTATTCTCTAAGTGTACCAGAAGGATCTAATGTTTTGGTTTTCAGTTTTGTGGGATTTGAAACCCAAGAAATAAATGTTGGAAACCGAAATACAGTCAATGTGGTTTTGCTTCAAGATGTTAATGAACTCTCTGAAGTAGTAATAACTGCTTTAGGTGTAGAAAGAAACAGAAATGAGTTGGCCTATTCTGCACAGGAGGTTGATGGAGATCTGATTACAAGAACCAGAAGCCCTGATTTTGTAAATTCCCTATCTGGAAAAGTAGCGGGACTTGACATTAGGAGTAATAATACCATGGGTGGTTCTACTAATGTTATCATGCGTGGCTATTCCTCAATCACGGGAAATAATCAAGCTTTGTTTGTCATAGATGGAGTGCCCATTAGTAACGCCAATAACAATACCAGTACCAGGGCTTACCAAGCGAATGAGAGTTTTGGAAATCAGCAAGAAGGTCGTGTAGGTACTGATTTTGGGAATGCTGCTGCGGATTTAAATCCAGATAATATAGAGTCGATTAACGTATTAAAAGGAGCTGCAGCTACAGCTTTGTATGGATCGCGTGCTGCCAATGGTGTAATTATGATTACCACCAAAAAGGGCAAGGAAAACAGCATGGATATTACCGTAAATACCGGTGTTGTATGGAGTAAAATTGATAAAAGCACTTTTGTAAGGTATCAAAAAGATTATGGTGCCGGTTATATTAATGCTTTCAGAACTTCTAAAGACCTTGGGAGCGGTGTAGGTCCAGTTGTTAGGTTTCAGGATGATGCCTCTTACGGTCCAGCATTTGACCCGAGTATTATGGTTTACCAGTGGGATGCCATTGATCCTTTTTCTCCAAATTATGGAAAAATGACTCCTTGGGTTGCAGCTGAAAATGATCCAAGTACATTTTACGAAACAGGTCTGAATTCGAATCAGAGTATCATGTTAAGTGGAGGTGGAAGCGATGCTACATTTAGCTTAGGTTATACTCGGAATGACACAAAGGGTAATTTACCTAACAGTTCCATAGATAAGGATCAATTTACTTTTAACGCTTCATATGATGCTACAGATCGGTTGACTGTTTCTGCTTCCGGTAACTATTCACGAACAGTAGGTATGGGAAGGTACGGAACCGGATACAATGGTAGGAATCCAAACCAACAGTTTAGACAATGGTGGCAAACTAATGTTGACATTAAGCAACAAGAAGAAGCTTATTGGAGAAATGAACAGAATATTACCTGGAACTGGAATAGTGATAACACCGGGCCGATATATTCAGACAATCTATACTGGTCAAGGTACCAAAACTATTCAAATGATAGCAGAGATAACTACTATGGATATGCTGCCGTCAATTATAAGGTAACGGATTGGTTCAGTGTTATGGGCCGTGCATCCTTCAACTCTACCTCAGACCTTCAGGAAGAGCGAGTAGCCATTGGGAGTGCAGATGTAAGTCAATACACCAGGTTTAATAGAGATTTCAATGAGTCAAACTTTGACTTATTGCTGAATTTCAATAAGGACATTTCCGAAGATTTAAGTTTTACAGGTTTAGTAGGTTCCAACATACGTAGGAGCAGAATGAGTTCTATAAGAGCCAGTACAAATGGTGGATTGGTTGTTCCGGGATTGTATGGATTATCCAATTCTCGAAATCCTATTCAACCTCCATTTGAAGAATCTGAGCAGATTGGTGTTGATGGTGTTTTTGCCAATGCCAATTTTGGATATAAAGAAACACTTTTTGTAGAGATTTCTGCACGCCAAGATAAATCCACTACCTTGCCGAAGGATAACAATACGTATTTCTATCCTGCTGCTGCAGCCAATTTGGTTTTTTCTAATTTGTTAGAACTTGACTGGTTGACTCATGCAAAAGTAAGGGCCAATTATGCTGAGGTAGGTAATGATGCTCCAGCTTTGAGTTTGTACGATGTGTATGATTCACAGACCGGATACGGATCTATTCCTATATTTTCTTTACCCCATACTAGGAATAACAATTCTCTACTGCCTGAAAGACAAAAAAGCTTAGAGGCAGGAGTTGAAGCTGATTTTTTCAGTAGCCTTTTTGGTTTTGATGTGACTTGGTACAAATCAAATACAATCAATCAGATTTTGCCAGTAAATACTTCAGCAGCTAGTGGTTATACAAAAAGGTTTGTCAATGCTGGTGAAGTTCAAAACCAAGGTATTGAGGTGTCAGCCTTTGTAACACCTATACAAACACAGAATTTTTCATGGACAATGAACGTTAATTTTGCTCGCAATAGAAATGAAGTAATCAGTTTATTTGGAGAGGGCGAAAACAAGGTTTTAAATGTGCCAATTGCTTCTTTTCAAGGAGGAGTGTCTGTCAATGCCGCTGTGGGACAGCCTTACGGTATTATCCGAGGAAAAGATTTTATTTACACCAATGGGCAAAGAACAGTAAATGAAGATGGGTATTATTTGACTTCAGACAATTCTGACGAAATAATTGGAGACCCTAACCCAGATTGGATTGGAGGAATAAATAACTCACTTTCTTATAAAAATTTCTCACTAGGATTTTTAATTGATATTCGAAGTGGTGGGGATATCTTTTCATTGGATCAGTATTATGGTGAAGGAACAGGACTTTATCCTGTAACAGCCGCCGTAAATCAGAAAGGATTCCCATCAAGACTTCCTGTGGAAGATGGTGGAGGTGTTTTATTGCCAGGAGTTAAAGAAGATGGAACACCGAATGACATCTATGCAGAAAACCTCGATGGGGATGGTGTTACTCCCTTTGGCTATGCGGCCAATAATTATGGAGAGACTCCTCGATCCCTTTATACTTTCGATGGAAGTTTTGTGAAGTTGAGAGAGGTTTCATTAAGTTACTCGCTTCCAGCCTCATTGATTCAGAGAATGGGTGTCTTTCAAAGCGTAGATTTGCAACTGATAGGCCGTAACTTATGGATAATACATAAAAACATGGAGTTTTCCGATCCGGAAGAAGGTTTGAGTTCCGGTAATGCAGGAAGAGGTTATCAGGGAGGTGCTTACCCTGCTTTAAAAAATTATGGTTTTAACGTACGGTTAAATTTCTAA
- a CDS encoding SusD/RagB family nutrient-binding outer membrane lipoprotein, which produces MKKIFISLFAAMLMTSCVDNLEDFNVDQKRATNVPPETLYTGAVKELTDVITTPDVNVNNYRFYVQHWTTTQYLDEPRYNMTTRLIPQNVWQALYRDVLADLKESKRLIEADELAEENKKNNQLAQIEIMEVYAWSVLVNTFGNVPYSQALDSDNSLPSYDDAATIYNDILTRLDAALNRIKTDYSGFEDGDILYKGNMENWIKFGNSLKLKLAMVIADVSPGPAQSLVEAAAPNVFTSNMDNGAFPYLNAPPNNNPVSEEINSLFTSRQDYVAANTLVDAMNELNDPRRSFYFTQVDGEFKGGKYGFSNSYSDFSTINSIITDPTFEALLMDYSEVEFLLAEAVERGFNVGGTAEEHYNNGVTASISYWGGTADEIADYIAQTEVNYSTATGDWRQKIGNQKWISLYNRGYDAWLAWRRLDAPNLQPPLIEGVSTLVIPKRVIYPVNEQTLNGTNRSTAGQAIGGDDGATYLWWDVN; this is translated from the coding sequence ATGAAAAAGATATTTATAAGTTTGTTCGCCGCGATGTTGATGACATCATGTGTAGATAATTTGGAAGATTTTAATGTAGATCAAAAGCGGGCAACCAATGTTCCGCCTGAGACGCTTTATACAGGTGCCGTTAAAGAACTTACGGATGTTATTACTACTCCTGATGTTAATGTCAATAATTATAGATTTTATGTGCAACATTGGACCACAACTCAATATTTAGATGAGCCAAGGTACAATATGACCACCCGCCTTATTCCTCAGAATGTGTGGCAGGCCCTATATAGGGATGTGTTGGCAGATTTAAAGGAATCTAAGAGGCTGATAGAAGCTGATGAATTGGCTGAAGAAAACAAGAAAAATAACCAATTGGCACAGATAGAAATAATGGAGGTGTATGCTTGGTCGGTGCTGGTGAATACTTTTGGAAATGTTCCTTACTCACAGGCATTGGATTCAGACAATTCTCTGCCTTCTTACGATGATGCAGCTACCATATACAATGATATTCTTACCCGTCTCGATGCAGCACTCAATCGGATCAAGACAGATTACAGTGGGTTTGAGGATGGGGACATCTTGTATAAGGGAAATATGGAAAATTGGATAAAATTTGGCAACTCCCTTAAATTAAAACTGGCGATGGTCATTGCTGATGTTAGTCCAGGACCTGCACAAAGTCTGGTGGAAGCCGCTGCGCCAAATGTTTTTACTAGCAATATGGACAATGGAGCATTCCCTTATCTTAATGCACCACCAAATAACAATCCCGTTTCTGAAGAGATTAACTCTTTATTTACTTCCAGACAGGATTATGTTGCAGCCAATACTTTAGTTGATGCAATGAATGAATTGAACGATCCCAGAAGATCTTTTTATTTTACTCAGGTAGATGGGGAGTTTAAGGGTGGAAAGTATGGATTTTCAAATTCATATTCTGATTTTTCAACCATCAATTCAATAATCACTGACCCGACCTTCGAGGCCTTGCTAATGGATTATTCAGAAGTGGAATTTCTTTTAGCTGAAGCAGTTGAAAGAGGCTTTAATGTGGGAGGAACAGCTGAAGAACATTATAACAATGGGGTCACTGCTTCAATAAGTTACTGGGGTGGAACAGCCGACGAAATAGCCGACTATATTGCCCAGACTGAGGTTAATTATTCAACAGCAACAGGAGATTGGCGTCAAAAAATAGGTAATCAGAAATGGATATCCCTATACAATAGAGGTTATGATGCATGGTTAGCATGGAGAAGATTGGATGCACCAAATCTGCAACCTCCGCTTATTGAAGGGGTGAGCACCTTGGTTATCCCTAAAAGAGTCATTTATCCTGTCAATGAACAAACCCTTAATGGTACTAATCGATCCACAGCAGGACAAGCCATTGGTGGGGATGATGGCGCTACCTATTTGTGGTGGGATGTTAATTAA
- a CDS encoding sulfatase, with amino-acid sequence MTTIKNILKNIHKSNMTVGVGMAIFFFLSIIPCSLIAQQPNILVIISDDLNTNIGPYMDTDKHTPHLDRLASEGVKFTKVYSQFPLCGPSRASIMSGLYPESNGVLGNNDQLGSYRKETPSLANHPSMAGFFRERGYYTARISKIFHMGVPGGIERGAAGGDDPDSWDYAYNVLGPETLSQGKLELLSPKNHHYGSNFAQMVIPDSLEGTQTDYLAASQAIAVLENRAGKIPAGGTNKQRVKKDAPFFLAVGFVRPHVPLIAPERNFTPYPVNEVVLPKVNIGDNVPLQALKRQNERIWGMDELQQRKTISAYMASVRFMDEQVGRLLNALDRLDLRKETIVIFMSDHGYNLGEHDCWSKSSLWEGSIRVPLIFSVPDKEYEKAYGSRSESITELLDIYPTLVDLTGLSSEKPAILQGRSLLPQLKGDGKGTEENVAYTIYNDGASLRTDKWRYTRWGDLALGDNEELYDHSTDPEENINLVGKKDHVAVLERMRKKLEETRNKAQSSLNK; translated from the coding sequence ATGACAACCATTAAGAATATTTTGAAAAACATCCATAAAAGTAACATGACTGTGGGGGTCGGAATGGCTATTTTTTTCTTTTTGAGCATTATTCCATGCAGTTTAATTGCCCAGCAACCCAATATTTTGGTCATCATTTCGGATGATCTTAACACCAATATTGGACCCTATATGGATACTGATAAACATACTCCCCATCTTGACAGACTTGCTTCTGAAGGAGTGAAATTTACCAAGGTTTACAGTCAGTTTCCACTTTGTGGGCCCTCCCGGGCTTCAATAATGAGTGGTCTCTATCCGGAAAGTAATGGTGTATTGGGAAACAATGATCAATTGGGTAGTTATAGGAAGGAAACACCATCCCTGGCCAATCATCCATCGATGGCAGGATTTTTTAGGGAAAGGGGGTATTACACCGCCAGAATTTCAAAGATTTTTCACATGGGAGTGCCAGGAGGTATAGAAAGAGGTGCCGCTGGTGGGGATGATCCAGATTCCTGGGATTATGCCTATAATGTGTTAGGTCCGGAAACATTAAGCCAAGGAAAATTGGAACTACTTTCCCCTAAAAACCATCATTATGGATCAAATTTTGCCCAAATGGTTATTCCTGATAGTCTAGAGGGAACACAGACTGATTATTTAGCAGCCAGCCAAGCCATAGCCGTTTTAGAGAATCGCGCTGGAAAAATCCCTGCTGGAGGGACCAATAAACAAAGGGTTAAAAAGGATGCACCGTTTTTCTTGGCAGTGGGGTTTGTTAGGCCACATGTACCATTGATTGCACCTGAAAGAAATTTCACTCCTTATCCAGTTAATGAGGTGGTTTTGCCAAAAGTGAATATTGGGGACAACGTTCCGCTGCAGGCTTTGAAAAGACAAAATGAAAGGATTTGGGGAATGGATGAGCTACAGCAGCGTAAAACCATTAGTGCCTATATGGCCAGTGTTAGGTTTATGGATGAACAAGTAGGAAGATTGCTGAATGCCCTAGATAGGTTGGACTTGAGAAAAGAAACGATAGTAATATTTATGTCCGATCATGGTTACAATCTGGGGGAACATGATTGTTGGTCAAAGTCCAGTCTATGGGAGGGAAGCATTAGAGTTCCTCTCATCTTTTCTGTTCCTGACAAGGAATATGAAAAGGCATACGGAAGCAGGTCTGAAAGTATAACCGAATTGCTGGACATATATCCTACACTGGTGGATCTTACCGGATTATCATCTGAGAAACCGGCCATACTTCAGGGAAGAAGTTTGCTGCCACAGTTAAAAGGTGACGGTAAGGGTACGGAAGAAAACGTTGCTTACACCATTTACAATGATGGGGCCAGTTTGCGGACGGACAAATGGAGGTATACCAGGTGGGGAGACCTTGCATTGGGGGACAATGAAGAACTGTACGATCATTCTACTGATCCTGAAGAAAACATTAATTTAGTAGGAAAAAAAGACCATGTTGCTGTTTTGGAAAGGATGCGTAAGAAATTGGAGGAGACAAGAAATAAAGCTCAAAGCAGCTTAAATAAATAG
- a CDS encoding YceI family protein — MYKHLKLTLFFLLVLITVHGVQVFAQQTYAVAPKPEMKVSGTSTIHDWDMVSEEASGKASIRLSAGKVTAIQSVEIIMPVKSLKSGKGPMDKNAYNALKEADHPEITFKMLEAHQDGGSDWKVSGRLQIAGETQTVPFMVQFSREGEGISLTGSADVKLTDFKVDPPTAVFGTIKTGDEMTISVKMKLNSVN, encoded by the coding sequence ATGTACAAACATTTAAAATTGACCCTGTTTTTCCTTCTTGTGCTTATCACTGTTCATGGTGTTCAAGTATTTGCTCAGCAGACATATGCAGTAGCACCAAAGCCTGAAATGAAGGTCTCAGGTACTTCTACAATCCATGATTGGGATATGGTTTCAGAAGAGGCTAGCGGAAAAGCTTCGATCAGACTTTCTGCAGGAAAAGTAACAGCTATTCAATCGGTTGAGATTATCATGCCGGTTAAATCCCTCAAAAGTGGAAAGGGGCCTATGGACAAAAATGCCTACAATGCTTTGAAGGAAGCAGATCATCCTGAAATCACTTTTAAAATGCTGGAAGCCCACCAGGATGGAGGCAGCGATTGGAAGGTTTCTGGAAGACTACAAATAGCCGGTGAAACACAAACAGTTCCTTTTATGGTTCAATTTTCACGGGAAGGTGAGGGGATTTCACTTACAGGTTCTGCGGATGTGAAATTAACAGATTTTAAAGTTGATCCTCCCACTGCTGTATTTGGAACCATTAAAACAGGTGATGAGATGACAATCAGCGTAAAAATGAAACTAAATTCAGTTAATTAA
- a CDS encoding rhamnogalacturonan acetylesterase codes for MKIISLILTLFWFASSIEDFRATHVFMIGDSTMANKPERNLPEYGWGQVLNHFFTDAIVVDNHAKNGRSSKSFIDEGSWEKVITQVQKGDYVIIQFGHNDQKSDTARYTGPFDTYQDNLKRFINETKEKGGIPILCTSIVRRLFNENGTLRDSHGDYLTGVKQVANETGVYFIDMEAKTRKLVESMGQEKSKQLYLFFESGIYPHRPEGKEDNTHLSQLGAFTIAGLAVEEMKALDIPLVKQLVEK; via the coding sequence ATGAAAATAATTTCCCTGATACTTACTCTTTTTTGGTTTGCTTCATCTATTGAAGATTTTCGCGCCACCCATGTCTTTATGATTGGGGATTCTACCATGGCGAACAAACCTGAGCGTAACCTGCCTGAATATGGTTGGGGACAGGTTTTAAATCATTTTTTCACCGATGCCATCGTTGTGGACAACCACGCAAAAAATGGAAGAAGCTCCAAAAGTTTTATTGACGAAGGATCTTGGGAAAAGGTGATTACCCAAGTGCAGAAAGGTGATTACGTGATCATACAATTCGGTCATAATGACCAAAAATCGGATACAGCAAGATATACCGGGCCTTTTGATACCTATCAAGATAACCTTAAAAGATTTATAAATGAAACAAAGGAAAAAGGGGGCATTCCTATTCTCTGCACTTCTATAGTCCGCAGGCTATTCAATGAGAATGGCACTTTGAGAGATTCCCATGGGGATTATTTGACAGGAGTAAAGCAGGTAGCCAATGAAACAGGTGTGTATTTTATAGACATGGAGGCCAAAACCAGAAAATTGGTAGAAAGTATGGGGCAGGAAAAATCAAAACAACTGTACTTATTTTTTGAATCTGGAATTTACCCACACCGGCCAGAAGGTAAGGAGGACAATACCCATTTGTCGCAACTAGGAGCCTTTACTATAGCTGGTTTGGCAGTAGAGGAAATGAAAGCATTGGACATACCTTTGGTTAAACAATTGGTGGAAAAGTAA
- a CDS encoding tRNA-binding protein: MEELTWDDFMKVEMRVGTILSAETFKEARNPAYKLTIDFGEHGLKKTSAQITKLYKPNDLIGRQVIAVVNFPPKQIANIMSECLILGGLGENKEVTLIQPDSAIKNGTRIG, translated from the coding sequence ATGGAAGAATTAACTTGGGATGACTTTATGAAGGTTGAAATGAGAGTAGGTACAATCCTCTCCGCGGAAACGTTCAAGGAAGCAAGAAACCCTGCTTATAAATTAACAATTGATTTTGGAGAACATGGTCTAAAGAAAACTTCTGCCCAAATTACAAAGCTATATAAACCAAATGATTTAATTGGCCGACAGGTGATTGCTGTAGTAAATTTCCCACCCAAGCAAATCGCAAATATTATGAGTGAATGTTTGATTCTAGGCGGGCTTGGTGAAAATAAGGAAGTAACTTTAATTCAACCGGACAGTGCCATCAAGAACGGAACCCGAATTGGATAA
- a CDS encoding glycoside hydrolase family protein, with amino-acid sequence MKNLFLSVALMGMTLSLSCCNQKEITIKKEVSQEVMEQIFEEVKTPYKHGVVFQHPDTSKMIDSPTIFRQDEVWYMTYIVFDGQGYETWLAESKDLLQWESKGKIMSFTENTWDANQKAGYVSLVNTEWGGDYSVEKFEDQYWMSYLGGNSTGYESGTLKIGMANTTALTATEEWKTNDRPLLSPEDEDVRWFENKTIYKSLVIRDNEMDTGHPFVMYYNAKGDTANYESIGMAVSDDMISWKRFGEDPVITRGKGICGDAQIAKFNDIYIMFYFGAFWKPGAFERFACSYDLINWTDWEGEDLIAPSEDFDEKYAHKPWVIKWDGVVYHFYNAVGSEGRVIALATSKDLKNN; translated from the coding sequence ATGAAAAACCTATTTTTATCAGTAGCCCTTATGGGTATGACTTTGTCTCTATCCTGTTGTAATCAAAAGGAAATAACCATTAAGAAAGAAGTTTCTCAGGAGGTTATGGAGCAAATTTTTGAAGAGGTAAAAACGCCATATAAACATGGGGTAGTTTTTCAGCATCCGGATACAAGTAAAATGATTGATTCACCAACCATCTTTCGACAAGATGAAGTTTGGTACATGACCTATATTGTTTTCGATGGTCAGGGATATGAGACTTGGTTGGCAGAAAGTAAGGATCTACTACAATGGGAGTCAAAAGGGAAGATAATGTCATTTACAGAAAATACCTGGGATGCCAATCAAAAAGCTGGCTATGTTTCGCTTGTCAATACGGAATGGGGAGGAGATTATAGTGTGGAAAAGTTTGAGGATCAATACTGGATGAGCTATTTGGGAGGTAATTCAACTGGTTATGAATCTGGAACACTGAAAATAGGCATGGCAAACACCACAGCATTGACAGCTACAGAAGAATGGAAAACAAATGATCGCCCTCTATTATCGCCAGAGGATGAGGATGTTCGTTGGTTTGAAAACAAAACAATATACAAAAGCCTGGTGATTCGGGACAATGAAATGGATACGGGACATCCTTTCGTCATGTATTACAATGCCAAAGGTGATACCGCCAACTATGAGAGTATAGGAATGGCTGTTTCTGATGACATGATATCATGGAAACGCTTTGGTGAGGACCCTGTCATTACAAGAGGCAAAGGCATTTGTGGAGACGCTCAAATTGCAAAGTTCAATGATATTTATATCATGTTTTATTTTGGGGCCTTTTGGAAACCTGGTGCTTTTGAAAGGTTTGCCTGTTCTTACGATTTAATTAACTGGACCGACTGGGAAGGGGAAGACCTTATAGCTCCCTCAGAAGATTTTGACGAAAAGTATGCCCATAAGCCTTGGGTGATAAAATGGGATGGTGTGGTTTATCATTTTTACAATGCAGTGGGTAGCGAAGGTAGAGTAATTGCCTTGGCCACATCAAAAGACCTAAAAAATAACTAA